The Parcubacteria group bacterium CG10_big_fil_rev_8_21_14_0_10_36_14 genome segment AAATACCAGAAATAACCATCGGCTAATTTTATTATTTTCCATAATCCTTAATATCTAATACTTTTTTATAAAATTTTTCTCTATACTCCTCTCTTCTATCTAATAAATGAAACTTTAACATATTATCATTTATAATAACACTGTTATCTTTTCTTTCTAACGCTTTTTTCATTTCATCTGGCATCACTTTTAATTGAAATTTTTTGATCATCTTTTCTGGAAAAAATCTAAATGGCGCTTCCAAAACTTGCTGTGCTAGATTTTTCAATATTTTGGAAAATTCTGTATCTTGTCCGGAAAACGCAGGAAAATATTTCTTTACCCATAAATTTTCTTTCAAAAATTTTTGATAAACTCCATTGTTATAAAGAGGTGTAACCCAAAGCATCCAATGAAAAAGATAGGGGTCACCATCAGAAAGCGCAATTTTTGATATATCAAGAAAATCTTTGCTTATAAAAAAACTGAGACATATCCTGTCTTTATTATTCCCATTTTTCGGTCTCATATTAAAAATTTTTAAAAAAGAAGTTGTTAAAAAACGAGTTGTCCAAAGCCTGCCAGATTCGGCAATTATAAAAAAGTCTATGTCGCTCTTATCTTCCGCATTCATATATCCCAGAGAATTACAGACGCCGATAAATCGTATAAATGGAAATTTGGAAAATATTTTGGCGACTCTTTTTGCTCTTTCTATTTTCTTTAAAGAAACTAAAAAACGGGCTTTCCTTTTTTTTGCTCCATCTAAATTTTGAGGCAAAAAATAATACCCGTCTTCTTTTTTTATTTTATTTTCTTGTTCTAATAATTCTAGCGCGCAATATATTTCTTCCAAATTTTTTCTTATTCCAATGGATTTTTTTATTTCACAAATTGTCAGCGGAAATTCAAAAATATCATAAAAAGATAACACTTTTAAAATTTCGTATTTTAAATCACGCATATCTCACCTATCCTCCATTTAAAAAATTATTCCATGATCATTGCTGACGCTGGCGACTCTCCGGTTACCATGGTTTCTCTACTATCTTCTTTTACCAATTCTCTCTCTGTTAGATCATCTACAATTATTTTTTCTTCGTTTATTGAGATGATGCTACTTTTTGAAATAATTAAATCGCCCACTACCAGTCCTTTTACAATTCCACTTGGTCTTACATATATATTCGCCAACTCAAGCGTATCCGTATCCAAATCAAAATCCCGAATATGCCCAAGAGCTTGCTTGCTCTTTGTTTCTACAGACATACCAATTATTATTTTGTGGCTCAATATCATATTTTTTATTCTTGCTTCTTAAAATCTTCTTTTTTTATTATTTCTGCGACCAGTGCAGATTTTTTTTGTCTATTAAAAACTAGAAGTTGTTGACCAATGGTAAGAATGGTTGTTAAAAACCAATAAAGAGTAAGCCCCGCCGGAATGCTCGCACCGATAAATACCGTAAGGAGTGGCATCATATATTGCATCTGCTTATTCATCATTGCCATTTGCCCCTCATCTTTTGCTCCAGCGCCCGCTCCTTTAGGAGGGCGTTTAGACGGAAGCATCCTTGTCTGAAAAAACTGAGCAAGTCCGGCAAAAACCGCAAGTAAAATATTCGGTTTTGACATATCAAGAATACCAAATGCAATCGGATTTATCGTTTCGGGATTAGATATAAAAGGATATAGAACCTCAAATCCTTTTGATTGTAATGTTTGACGCATTGCCTGATAAAGAGCAATCAAGAAAGGAAATTGAATTAGAAGAGGAAGGCAAGAAGAAAATGGAGAAACCTTTTCTTGTTTATAAAGATCCATCGTTGCCTTTGCCAATTCTTGTTTATTATCTTTATACTGCGCCTGTAAAGCTTTTATTTTTGGTTCTAAGTCCTGCAAAGCTCGCTGAGATTTTAGTGCTTTGACTGAAAGTGGATACAAAAGAACCTTTAAAATAATGGTCAGAATAATTATTGAGATTCCAAAATCATGCCACGGAAGAACATCATAAAAAAATATAAGGGCATTATAAATTGGATTGTAAAGAATTATATGATAGATATAAAGCATAAATTCAATTATCAATTATCAATTTTCAATTCTCAATGAATTTCAAATGATTATTTAATAATTTTATAATTGATTATTCGTTATTTCCTTCTTTTGCTTCTTCAGTTGTCTCTTCTTCTACTTCTTCTTTTTTTACAACTTTCTTTTTTGAAGTTTTTTTCTTTTTTGACGCTTCTTCTTCGGATGATAGTTCTTCTGATGTCCCGCCACCTTCTATTATTGATGGTTCTCCATCATCTTCCGGAGCTATAGAAATTTCTGCCGGCTTGATGTCATCGTCACGATCTTCTTTCACGTTTATTTTCCAGCCGGTTAGTCTTGCTGCCAAGCGAACATTCTGACCATTTTTACCAATTGCTAAAGAAAATTGGTCAGGTGCTACTTTGGCGATTGCGGTTTTATCTTTTTCGTCTATTTCCATATTCAAAACCTTCGCCGGAGAAAGGGCATTTGTAATAAAAGTTCTTGCATCGTCGTTATACATAACAACATCAACTTTTTCTCCCCCTAATTCACTTATAATTGTTTGGATTCTAGCACCTCTTTGTCCAATGCAAGAACCGATTGGATCAATATTCTCTTCTTTGGTATAAACGGCAACCTTAGAACGTGAACCGGCTTCGCGAGCAACTCCCTTTATCTCAACAACGCCAGAAGCAATTTCTGGAATTTCTGATTCAAATAATTTTGCCACTATGTCCGGATGGGTACGGGAGACAAGAATTTGCGGACCCTTTGGAGTTTTTTCAACTGATTTTATATACACCTTTAATCGTTGACCTGGACGATAAAATTCGCGTGGTATCTGATCGTCGGCAAGCATTACTCCAGTTGTTTTTCCAATGTCAACCAAAATAATTCTGCCTTCTTTCCTGGCAATACTGCCAATCATTATCGCGCCTTCATTTTCTTTAAATTCTTCAAATACGATTTCTCTCTCTGTTTCTCTGATACGCTGAATAATAACCTGCTTAGCTGTCTGCGCCGCCATTCTTCCATAACTTTCGGGAACTTGAAGCTCAATATGCAAAATCTCTCCTGACTCTGCGTCTTTTTTAATTTTTTTCGCTTCTTCCAATGATATATGTAATTTTGGATAAAGCGTTATTTCTTTTTCTTTTTCGCGTTCTTCTTCGGTTAGTTCACTTCTCTCAAGTTTGCCTTCGGCACGAAGAACTTCTCGATCTTCAAGAATTTTTATTGCATCATCATACATATCATCCGTAACAACGGTTTTTTCATCAAAAACACGCGAACCACCGGTTGTCGCGTCAAACTCTACTTTAATGTTTTGATTTTTTTCACCAAAATCCTTGCGGTATGCTGCTGCCAGCGCCGCTTCAATGGTACCAATTACCATTTCATAAGGAATGTTTTTTTCGTCAGCTATTTGACGTATTGCTTTTTCGATATCAGACATAATAATGGCGTATAGTGTATAACGTGTAGCGTGTAGTTAAGGCCTAAACGCTAACCATTAAACTCTAAGGCCTAATTTTATTATTAAAATGGCCAGTCCATTAGACCAGCCTTTACTATAATTATAGTAACACGATATTGAAACTATGTCAAATTACTTATTTCCCAGCTTCACCTTCATATCTTTTTCTTCTCCTTCACGCAAAATCTTCAAAGTTACTTCATCACCAGGCTTATATTCATAAATAATTTCTGCCAAATTTTTATATTCATTTATATTAATATTCTCAACCGCCAAAATAGTATCCCCCGTGCTAAGACCGGCGGATGCGGCAGGAGAACCGGTTTCTACAGAGCGCAAAAGTCCGCCTCCATAAATATGAGCTCCCTTCTCATTCGGCAAATCGCTTCCCAAAGCAAAACCAAGATCAATATAATTTACTCCAAGATACGGTCTTTCTACACGCCTATCTTTTAAAACTGAATTTACAATGCCTTTAAAATAGTTTATCGGAATAATATAGTTATTATTGTCATTCGCAACCGCAATACCAATTACCTCTCCAAAACGATTTGCCATCATTCCACCATCAAGTTCTACAGGTATATCCCCTTGAAGTTTTATTACCTTCCCAAATTCTTCAGATGACAGAAGTAATTCGCCTTTGCTTGTCTTGTCTGGATAAAAATTTATTGCATTTACATAATTAAACCAGAAATTATTTTTTCCGCTTCCAGAAAAGACAACGTCACCCAATTGTACAGCCTCACTATCGCCCAAAGAAATAACTGGCAGTTTTTTTGCATCAAGCTTTAAAAAAACAACATCTGTCCATGTGTCATAGACCTTATCTTCTACATTATAAAGTTTATTTCCTATGCTCACAGTAAGCGTTTTTGCGCTCCAACCATCTACAGCACTTTGATTGGTAACCATCCAACCGTCAGAAGTGAGAATAAACCCAAACCCCAAACGATCTTTTTCGAGATACAGTCTATCTAAAAGCGCAGTTGCGCTTTTCTTTTTATAAATACCTACGACAGACGGCAAGGCCTTGTCTAAGAATTCAAACAGCTCCAGCCGTCCATATGCTTTTATTCCTAAACTTGTTTTTAATAATTCTTGAGTTTGATTTTCCGTATCTACATTTCCAATAAAAATACCGCCCGGTACATAAAAACTTATTATAGAAAATGTTCCGACCATAGCCGCCAAAAGACCAAAAATAGAACTTATAATAACCGGCTTTGTAATTTTTTCACCTAACTTTTTCATAAGTCAATATATTTCTTATAGTAACGAGAATAATTTATAAATTGCCTACACCCATCTTGCTGTAAATAGTATCAAAAATAAAAGGATTAGTCCAACGATGATATATCGCCTATAAACAATCTTTTTATATTTTAGATAATTAATCAGCACGCCTGAAAGAATATAGTATAGAATTCCCACCAAGGCTCCACTGGCATAAAAACCAATTGGTAAAAATTGAATGGCAGTGAATAATTCCGTAATAATCAAAGCAGCTATAAGCATCTCCGGAATAATGATTTTTGTTTTTTTCTTAAGCGTCCAAAGCGGACCATAAATGAGGCCTAAAGAAAAAATAAAAAATATAATAGATAAAAGCCATAGATGAAGCTGAATAAATGTTTTAATACCATAGAAGCTGGCGGAGAGAAAAAATATTGACACTACATTCATTAAATTATTTATTCGTAAAAAACTATCTCTGCTTTCGTCTGATGGCACTATTAAATAGTACAAAAAATTTTCAAAATAAAATAAAATATACGCACCAAGCCCCAAAACAAAAAAATGTTTAA includes the following:
- the nusA gene encoding transcription termination/antitermination protein NusA (modifies transcription through interactions with RNA polymerase affecting elongation, readthrough, termination, and antitermination) — protein: MSDIEKAIRQIADEKNIPYEMVIGTIEAALAAAYRKDFGEKNQNIKVEFDATTGGSRVFDEKTVVTDDMYDDAIKILEDREVLRAEGKLERSELTEEEREKEKEITLYPKLHISLEEAKKIKKDAESGEILHIELQVPESYGRMAAQTAKQVIIQRIRETEREIVFEEFKENEGAIMIGSIARKEGRIILVDIGKTTGVMLADDQIPREFYRPGQRLKVYIKSVEKTPKGPQILVSRTHPDIVAKLFESEIPEIASGVVEIKGVAREAGSRSKVAVYTKEENIDPIGSCIGQRGARIQTIISELGGEKVDVVMYNDDARTFITNALSPAKVLNMEIDEKDKTAIAKVAPDQFSLAIGKNGQNVRLAARLTGWKINVKEDRDDDIKPAEISIAPEDDGEPSIIEGGGTSEELSSEEEASKKKKTSKKKVVKKEEVEEETTEEAKEGNNE